The Megalops cyprinoides isolate fMegCyp1 chromosome 10, fMegCyp1.pri, whole genome shotgun sequence genome window below encodes:
- the LOC118785157 gene encoding uncharacterized protein LOC118785157, whose protein sequence is MFAGGLVQRSMEVNAEAVEVKVETSEVEQFETLFIEEEGDEIKSEEDYREKSSKSTVSKTNDEDTEDREGETGKDGGGEGGDGETGIKDAIKDTCVGKETQNEEETEDRTEEVNLKQSRGDVAADSRATENEEDKIEKMGVENQSPEGRTAEDGREGSKVEEDVNTESKVVKDTEGGQGQERQQDTRGIKPEARLLDPRSTAVRSKDRLSPYDAQKQIRRLTPDFPDSLYELLCSLQEGRRLNDQRCSFTMERRCHSEPSTPVPRHRVVFSSMTSLQKEEFFDLLATSQGRRMDDQRAELQDTPEPQPPPQPKANERKFSFKGLEPKAAAPKPPPKEELYNMILTVQAQGRIEEQRSRAPGPMDDEDFFSLLLRVQGGRMDEQRTELPITLRD, encoded by the exons ATGTTTGCTGGTGGACTGGTGCAAAGGTCAATGGAGGTAAACGCTGAGGCTGTGGAGGTCAAAGTTGAAACTTCAGAAGTGGAGCAATTTGAAACCCTTTTCATTGAAGAGGAAGGTGATGAAATAAAGAGTGAAGAGGATTATAGGGAGAAAAGCAGCAAATCAACGGTTTCAAAGACCAACGATGAGGAcacagaagacagagagggagagacaggaaaagatggaggaggagagggtggagacGGAGAGACAGGGATAAAGGATGCAATAAAAGACACATGTGTAGGGAAAGAGACACAGAATGAAGAAGAGACAGAAGATAGAACAGAGGAGGTGAATCTGAAGCAAAGCAGGGGTGATGTGGCAGCAGATTCGAGGGCGACAGAGAACGAGGAGGACAAAATAGAGAAGATGGGGGTAGAAAACCAAAGTCCAGAAGGACGTACTGCAGAAGACGGCAGAGAAGGAAGCAAAGTTGAAGAAGATGtaaacacagaaagcaaagttgtgaaagacacagagggaggacAAGGCCAGGAAAGACAGCAGGACACAAGAGGCATCAAGCCAGAGGCACGGCTTCTTGACCCTAGGTCCACAGCAGTAAGGTCCAAAGACAGACTGAGTCCCTACGATGCACAAAAACAG ATTCGCAGGTTAACCCCGGACTTCCCAGATTCACTGTATGAGCTGTTGTGCTCCCTGCAAGAAGGGCGACGGCTGAATGACCAGCGTTGCTCATTCACCATGGAGAGGAGATGCCACTCCGAGCCAAGTACCCCTGTGCCTCGACACAGAG TGGTTTTCTCTtcgatgacatcactgcagaaGGAGGAGTTCTTTGATTTACTGGCTACCTCCCAAGGCCGTCGCATGGATGACCAGCGGGCAGAGCTACAGGACACCCCAGAACCTCAGCCACCTCCTCAGCCAAAAGCCAATGAGAGAAAGTTCAGCTTCAAGGGGCTGGAGCCAAAGGCAGCGGCTCCCAAACCACCTCCCAAAGAAGAATTGTACAACATGATTCTGACTGTTCAA GCTCAAGGCAGAATCGAGGAGCAGCGTAGTCGTGCCCCGGGACCGATGGATGATGAGGATTTCTTCTCCCTACTATTGAGGGTCCAAGGAGGAAGAATGGATGAGCAGAGGACTGAGCTCCCTATAACCCTCAGAGACTGA
- the pbx2 gene encoding pre-B-cell leukemia transcription factor 2: MSADRHIDCAFEMLQQQPLTGNGPNGRGLGLNAHPGMHAINSVHPSSQHRSDGEPGLEGSENGLENRRDIGDILQQIMTITDQSLDEAQAKKHALNCHRMKPALFSVLCEIKEKTGLSMRSTQEEEPQDPQLVRLDNMLLAEGVAGPEKGGGAAAAVSAATSSGGMSPDSSLEHSDYKSKLSQIRNIYHTELEKYEQACSEFTTHVMNLLREQSRTRPVSPREIERMVAIIHRKFSSIQTQLKQSTCEAVMILRSRFLDARRKRRNFSKQATEVLNEYFYSHLSNPYPSEEAKEELAKQCGITVSQVSNWFGNKRIRYKKNIGKFQEEANIYAMKTAIGATQNEDSPHTPNSTGSGSFSLSGSADLFLGVPPMNGEQAAYHMGTQDSVTQSRFSDRLYSPRENRTNGSWQEPATPPSAASPGSDHSENSN, translated from the exons ATGAGCGCTGACCGCCACATTGACTGTGCGTTCGAGATGTTGCAGCAGCAGCCTTTAACGGGGAACGGGCCCAATGGCCGGGGCCTCGGTTTGAACGCTCACCCTGGTATGCATGCCATCAACTCAGTCCATCCATCCTCGCAACACCGCTCTGATGGAGAGCCCGGCCTTGAAGGTTCAGAAAACGGACTTGAAAACCGCAGAGACATCGGGGATATTTTGCAACAAATCATGACCATTACTGACCAGAGTCTGGACGAAGCCCAAGCAAA AAAACACGCCTTGAATTGTCACCGAATGAAACCGGCTTTGTTCAGCGTTTTGTGTGAAATCAAAGAGAAAACTG GCCTGTCTATGCGCAGCACTCAGGAGGAGGAGCCACAGGACCCACAGCTTGTACGTTTGGACAATATGCTGCTGGCAGAAGGTGTTGCAGGGCCAGAAAAAGGAGGCGGAGCCgcagctgctgtctctgctgcaaCAAGTTCGGGGGGGATGTCACCAGACAGCTCTCTGGAACATTCTGACTACAAGAGCAAGCTGAGCCAGATTCGGAACATCTACCACACAGAGCTAGAGAAATATGAGCAG GCCTGCAGTGAGTTCACCACCCATGTGATGAACCTGCTGAGGGAACAGTCTCGCACCCGGCCCGTGTCCCCCCGCGAGATCGAGCGCATGGTGGCCATCATCCACCGCAAGTTCAGCTCCATCCAGACGCAGCTCAAGCAGAGCACTTGCGAGGCTGTGATGATCCTGCGGTCCCGCTTCCTTGATGCCag ACGCAAACGGCGGAACTTCAGCAAGCAGGCGACCGAGGTCCTGAATGAGTATTTTTATTCCCACCTTTCAAACCCATACCCTAGCGAGGAGGCCAAGGAAGAGCTGGCCAAGCAGTGCGGCATCACTGTTTCCCAG GTGTCAAACTGGTTTGGCAACAAGCGAATCCGCTATAAAAAGAACATTGGGAAGTTCCAGGAGGAGGCCAATATCTATGCTATGAAGACTGCCATAGGGGCAACCCAGAACGAAGACTCTCCACATACGCCTAACTCCACAG GCTCGgggtctttctctctctctgggtcgGCTGACCTGTTTTTGGGAGTTCCTCCAATGAATGGAGAGCAGGCAGCCTACCACATGGGGACTCAG GACTCCGTCACCCAGTCCCGCTTCTCAGACAGACTGTACAGCCCCAGAGAGAACCGG actAATGGTAGTTGGCAGGAGCCAGCCACACCCCCTTCTGCTGCATCACCTGGTAGCGACCACTCTGAGAACTCCAACTGA
- the LOC118784833 gene encoding tapasin-like → MANVSTVYALALVLLNYIMQVHGTGCPVVECWFVQEKPGRGFPAAMSQEKSLMYVRTDPDSTGAESQQKPPADIDPTRIYHVTDSSASLCSSSLKSPEGSVKKPLCEINPFLPQPAVVKWAAPLTSSAQSPIYLQADWFSASLQGLDGQLTLSSVMRAPKGTNEPNVILSVFSTSTSIRSRLGVPVVLDCGFWMDASSPLSGLGFAVEWRYQFRGEGRLVVAYDGKGDRLAETTEEGAELDIPALHQTGNASLLLEEAQVRHTGTYICTAYLPYLLAQVAIDLEIEEPPSLSISPSPLPISYPGQTLSVQCEASGFAPLSLELSWEFVGADGGVQSLGEGGMSGHRQASDGTFSQSSRLTLDLGKLDLGRGGEVTCVAVHPGGTRRASTTLNIIGVSGPSIEDSMAMVAVALGLYGVIKLFSWMFGTSGPSDSDSKDKKDK, encoded by the exons ATGGCAAATGTTTCGACTGTTTACGCACTCGCCCTCGTCCTCTTGAACTACATTATGCAGG TCCATGGGACAGGTTGCCCAGTAGTGGAGTGCTGGTTTGTACAGGAGAAGCCAGGGCGAGGGTTTCCCGCTGCTATGAGCCAGGAGAAGTCCCTGATGTATGTCAGAACAGACCCTGACAGCACAGGAGCCGAGTCACAACAGAAACCCCCTGCTGACATCGACCCCACGAGAATCTACCACGTTACTG ACTCAAGTGCCTCCCTCTGCAGTTCCTCTCTTAAATCACCAGAGGGTTCAGTGAAGAAGCCCCTGTGTGAGATAAACCCTTTCTTGCCTCAGCCTGCTGTGGTCAAATGGGCAGCCCCCCTCACCAGCTCCGCTCAGAGCCCCATCTACCTGCAGGCTGACTGGTTCTCAGCTTCACTGCAGGGACTTGATGGACAGCTGACACTGTCTAGTGTGATGCGGGCGCCCAAGGGTACCAATGAGCCAAATG TGATCCTCAGTGTTTTCAGTACATCCACTTCAATCCGCTCGAGACTCGGGGTGCCAGTGGTGCTTGACTGTGGGTTCTGGATGGATGCCTCTTCACCCCTGTCTGGACTGGGGTTTGCGGTGGAGTGGCGGTACCAATTCCGGGGGGAGGGCAGGCTGGTGGTGGCCTACGATGGCAAGGGAGACCGATTGGCTGAGACCACAGAGGAAGGGGCGGAGCTCGACATACCTGCTCTTCACCAAACAGGAAATGCTTCATTGCTCCTTGAGGAAGCTCAAGTCAGACACACTGGAACATACATCTGCACTGCATATCTCCCGTATCTACTGGCTCAGGTTGCAATAGATTTGGAGATTGAGG AgcccccttccctctccatctccccctccccacttccCATCTCCTACCCTGGCCAgactctctctgtgcagtgcgAGGCCTCCGGCttcgcccccctctctctggagCTCAGCTGGGAGTTTGTGGGGGCAGACGGGGGGGTGCAGTCATTGGGTGAGGGGGGCATGTCGGGGCACAGGCAGGCTTCCGACGGTACCTTCAGCCAGAGCAGCCGGCTGACACTGGACCTGGGCAAACTGGACCTAGGCCGGGGCGGGGAGGTCACCTGTGTGGCTGTCCATCCAGGGGGAACCAGGCGGGCCAGCACGACACTTAACATCATCG gaGTTAGTGGCCCGTCCATAGAGGATTCTATGGCCATGGTGGCTGTGGCGCTGGGGCTGTATGGTGTCATTAAGCTATTCTCTTGGATGTTTGGCACATCTG GACCCAGTGATAGTGATTCAAAGGATAAG AAGGATAAGTAA
- the notchl gene encoding neurogenic locus notch homolog protein 1 — MDAMQLAMTTTLLLGSWSWLCRASPSNDPWAQCPSARICRTKFADGTCDKECSAPECLKDGFDCLSKNHGECMPKYRQYCRDHYGNSYCEKGCSSAPCGWDGSDCLNNQRPLWARGTLILHTHIPAQDVPSQNSSLLWALSILLQTVLKLRGVAPFHSSRNLFTLDSQELADLLTLKSTHDNNGSLWYLQVDNRPCSSLPSTCFPVATEAANFLHTMMTSKHSQSSFPEVRAVIAVRGVTEELGERDVDTQGEEVNTTPSWIWAVIGVAAGLGLALAILVIVLLRRARQCRADREAGQRVRHRSTVTDSDHRGQSWAQHIPHREERKRVGREKERNGLKKKKKGKENGKKRREPLGEDAIRLRPLKKELDIGSDTDITQSSMEDINMRCSQRQGDDSICDHRPQEQKNFRVSASHSQSPAPAPPGGWERNTAPPHNRMQNSAPVQWCGPDGSVVLIRAVRSGLDRVVLELLRAGVPVNNTDHTGRSALHWACSVNHLSLARTLIRYGAAVDLQDYKGETALFLSALNGCYDTARFLLLHGANQDLADRRGRRPLDAAREGLHHHVLELLLAHRTQRGPPSTDTANDMSWEDRAPYSPWAAQPGLPGRSASFSGVIGHREMLPPHCSDWSAGRDRCASPQEWRPPSYQTATALVSPRILGRPPRPISTLQEVTSEAEEEDAERLQEAARAATPHFLSPQPAPRQRSFSCTQHALQRRSSDNQFEQAIAASPVKPAKEPVEIVVSSPPAEAPSHLEVKAAADLSSKVQTDTESGSGRNCNQKTKSEKISYTSVDSETSAHTAL; from the exons ATGGATGCCATGCAGCTGGCTATGACCACCACATTGCTGCTCGGCAGTTGGAGCTGGCTGTGTCGAG CCTCGCCCTCCAATGACCCCTGGGCTCAGTGTCCTTCCGCCAGGATCTGCAGGACCAAATTCGCAGATGGAACATGTGACAAGGAGTGCTCTGCACCCGAGTGTCTGAAAGATGGGTTCGACTGCCTGAGCAAGAATCATGGAGAGTGCAT GCCAAAGTACAGACAATACTGCCGAGACCATTATGGCAACTCCTACTGTGAGAAGGGGTGTTCCAGTGCCCCCTGCGGCTGGGATGGGAGTGATTGCCTTAACAACCAAAGACCTCTCTGGGCGAGGGGTACTTTGATCCTCCATACTCACATTCCTGCACAGGATGTCCCATCTCAGAACAGTTCTTTGCTCTGGGCCCTCAGCATTCTCCTGCAAACTGTTCTCAAACTGCGAGGGGTTGCGCCCTTCCACTCTAGCCGTAACCTGTTCACACTTGACTCCCAGGAGCTTGCTGACCTGTTGACTCTGAAGTCCACACATGACAACAATGG gTCACTGTGGTACCTCCAAGTTGATAACAGGCCATGCTCCAGCCTGCCCTCTACCTGTTTCCCAGTTGCCACTGAAGCAGCAAACTTCCTGCACACAATGATGACATCGAAGCATTCGCAGTCTTCATTCCCAGAGGTTCGAGCAGTCATCGCAGTGCGGGGAGTTACGGAGGAACTGGGAGAGCGAGACGTGgacacacagggagaggaagtgaACA CGACCCCCTCATGGATATGGGCAGTGATTGGCGTGGCAGCTGGGCTGGGATTAGCCCTGGCCATATTAGTTATTGTGCTGCTGAGACGGGCCCGGCAGTGCAGAGCGGACAGGGAGGCAGGGCAGAGGGTGCGACACAGATCGACAGTTACAGACAGTGACCACCGGGGACAGTCATGGGCGCAACACATACCGcacagagaagaaaggaaaagagtggggagggagaaagagaggaatgggctgaagaagaaaaagaaggggaaagagaacGGAAAGAAGCGCAGAGAGCCCCTTGGAGAGGATGCTATTAGACTACG CCCCCTCAAAAAGGAACTGGACATAGGAAGTGATACAGATATTACCCAGAGTTCTATGGAGGACATCAACATGAGGTGCTCACAACGACAGGGAGATGACTCCATCTGTGACCACAGACCTCAGGAGCAGAAGAACTTCCGAGTCTCGGCTAGCCATTCACAATCACCTGCACCGG CGCCCCCTGGAGGATGGGAGAGAAACACGGCCCCACCACATAACAGGATGCAAAAT TCTGCCCCTGTTCAGTGGTGCGGCCCAGACGGATCTGTGGTCCTGATCCGTGCAGTCAGGAGCGGCCTCGACCGGGTGGTTCTAGAGCTGCTGAGAGCTGGGGTGCCAGTCAACAACACAGACCACACTG ggaGGTCAGCTCTTCACTGGGCATGTTCAGTTAATCACCTCTCCCTGGCACGAACCCTCATTCGCTACGGTGCAGCAGTGGACCTGCAGGACTACAAG GGTGAAactgctctcttcctctccgccCTCAATGGTTGCTACGACACTGCTcggttcctcctcctccacggGGCCAATCAGGATTTGGCTGATCGCCGAGGTCGACGCCCGCTGGACGCCGCTCGTGAGGGGCTGCATCACCATGTCCTGGAGCTGCTGTTGGCTCACAGGACTCAGAGAGGGCCTCCCTCCACCGACACAGCCAATGACATGTCATGGGAGGACCGTGCCCCCTATTCGCCATGGGCTGCACAGCCTGGCCTTCCTGGGAGAAGTGCTTCCTTTTCTGGAGTCATAGGTCACCGGGAAATGTTGCCACCTCACTGCAG TGATTGGTCAGCAGGAAGAGACCGGTGTGCCTCCCCCCAAGAGTGGCGCCCCCCATCATACcagacagcaacagcactggTCTCTCCCAGAATCCTCGGCCGCCCACCCCGGCCAATCAGCACTCTGCAGGAAGTAACCTcagaagcagaggaggaggatgcAGAAAGGCTCCAGGAAGCTGCTCGGGCCGCCACGCCTCATTTCTTGTCCCCCCAGCCAGCACCCAGGCAGCGGTCCTTCTCATGCACTCAGCATGCACTGCAGCGTCGCTCGAGTGATAACCAATTTGAACAAGCCATTGCCGCCTCACCAGTGAAGCCAGCCAAAGAGCCTGTAGAGATAGTGGTGTCAAGCCCTCCTGCTGAAGCTCCCAGCCATTTAGAGGTCAAGGCAGCAGCTGACCTCTCCAGTAAAGTCCAAACAGACACTGAGTCTGGCAGTGGCAGGAACTGCAACCAGAAAACAAAGAGTGAGAAAATAAGCTATACCAGTGTTGATTCTGAGACGTCTGCCCACACTgccctgtga